A part of Variovorax sp. HW608 genomic DNA contains:
- a CDS encoding DUF637 domain-containing protein, which produces MAQLTSDIVWMVSQTVTLPDGSTQQVLVPQVYVRVQPGDIDGHGALLSAERVKIDTQPGAGAVTNSGTIAGRSLVSITADDIRNVDGGRITGGAVGLTARNDLDNIGATIDARKSLSLAAGHDIHIASTTSATTLNGAVNGQVVDRVAGVYVSDPKATLSINAGNDLNVTGANIANRGAGGMTTLHAGNDINLGTVTESSSFSYVAPNGKGFIASSQSHEVGSTIATNGTTLITAGQDINARQANVNSGEGLLIVNAGRDLNIVDGQSTRSTAFGYESTKKGTLSSSTTSLGASEASSTSVGSSFSGGLVSMHADNNVNIVGSHISGTQGVGITAGNELNVVEGRSTTSSSAYIHRSTSGLMKDPFLTKDSAGGNGIELRTDNASASSITSSQGGVLLEGNNSVYLRGAEVSAAKDVNIKGGDVTIVAATNEAGLTLSEDRKGGSVSAVALHPPGHGFGAKSQDTYDAQATSLARSSLQGANINITAEDANGVRGAVTIAGTTISTPGTLKLEGDSVNLALQSTDLTMTQKGSGKDLMWQRTSDSGTSKETLNYNQINAGGLQVNANRVTVGMNARDSLEALAQQPGMGWVQQINSDPNLQGKVDWQKLDEANRQWNYGKQGLTPEGAAVVMAVVTWATWGTASGLGASAGSAVGGGTTGMVVSGAVTAGVSALAGQASVALINNQGDIGAALHDLGSSSNVKNLLTAIVTGGVLGGLNMNPTGLPTVSGGAQPFIEQLGQNLTAGAAKAVISTAINGGSLESALSEGLKNAFLDTVAAQGAFGIGSNIQPGSVANMLAQAHAIAGCAVGAARTDGSCGAGALGAAIGELAASLYDPGALNTQGDTVQFAAMMSSIAGAVAGLDAADINLASQAGANAAANNWLATQQKAQFEAEKAAAKTPLDQLKVLAKWGATSFAQDELTKMGVGLGLVQSGISDVKGLLDFLSDPVAGLNGLRQLISDDNMRQKLGDSLFGELDAKISRMQTALDVGGAQNSVQLGQDLGSLIYQVGAVVGGVGAAAKVGVAVVDAATSLGAKSLGSVAVRAATGADSAVNVVNGLNLNKSLASQQQLSELLSGNGINIAGNGTSVPLRDASRLVAEYGGQASDWSKVSSASYTAADGLKFEIHAYRNAITGQVVEPKSIPLR; this is translated from the coding sequence ATGGCGCAGCTCACGAGCGACATCGTCTGGATGGTCAGCCAGACCGTGACCTTGCCCGACGGCAGCACGCAGCAGGTGCTGGTGCCCCAGGTGTACGTGCGGGTGCAGCCCGGGGACATCGACGGGCACGGGGCGCTGCTGTCGGCCGAGCGGGTCAAGATCGACACCCAGCCCGGTGCGGGCGCCGTCACCAACAGCGGCACCATCGCCGGACGCTCGCTGGTGTCGATCACGGCCGATGACATCCGGAACGTCGACGGCGGGCGCATCACGGGTGGCGCCGTGGGCCTCACGGCGCGCAATGACCTGGACAACATCGGCGCGACGATCGATGCGCGCAAGTCCTTGAGCCTCGCGGCGGGCCATGACATCCATATCGCCAGTACCACGAGTGCGACCACACTCAATGGTGCGGTCAATGGGCAGGTCGTCGATCGGGTGGCCGGCGTCTATGTGAGCGATCCGAAGGCGACGCTCTCGATCAATGCCGGGAATGACCTGAACGTCACGGGCGCCAACATCGCCAACCGAGGCGCGGGCGGCATGACCACCCTGCACGCGGGCAACGACATCAATCTGGGCACCGTCACCGAGTCGAGCAGCTTCAGCTACGTGGCGCCCAACGGCAAGGGCTTCATTGCCTCCAGCCAGAGCCACGAGGTGGGCAGCACGATCGCCACCAACGGCACCACCCTCATCACCGCCGGCCAGGACATCAATGCGCGTCAGGCGAACGTGAACTCGGGAGAAGGCCTATTGATCGTCAACGCCGGACGTGACCTGAACATCGTCGACGGGCAGAGCACCCGCAGCACGGCCTTTGGCTACGAGTCCACCAAGAAAGGCACCCTCTCCAGCTCGACCACCAGCCTGGGCGCGAGTGAAGCCAGCAGCACCAGCGTGGGCAGCAGCTTCTCGGGCGGCTTGGTGTCGATGCACGCGGACAACAACGTCAACATCGTCGGCTCGCACATCAGCGGCACGCAGGGTGTGGGCATCACGGCCGGCAATGAACTGAATGTGGTCGAGGGGCGCAGCACCACGAGCAGCAGCGCCTACATCCATCGCAGCACCAGCGGGCTGATGAAGGACCCCTTCCTCACCAAGGACAGCGCTGGCGGCAATGGCATCGAACTGCGCACCGACAACGCCTCGGCCAGCAGCATCACCAGCAGCCAAGGCGGTGTTCTGCTCGAGGGCAACAACAGCGTGTACCTGCGCGGCGCCGAGGTCTCCGCGGCCAAGGATGTCAACATCAAGGGTGGCGACGTGACCATCGTCGCGGCGACCAACGAAGCCGGCCTCACACTCAGCGAGGATCGCAAAGGGGGAAGTGTCAGCGCGGTTGCGCTGCATCCGCCCGGGCACGGCTTCGGCGCCAAGAGCCAGGACACCTACGATGCGCAGGCCACCTCGCTGGCGCGCTCCAGCCTGCAGGGCGCCAACATCAACATTACGGCCGAGGATGCAAACGGCGTGCGCGGTGCCGTGACCATCGCGGGCACCACCATCAGCACCCCCGGCACGCTCAAGCTCGAAGGCGACAGCGTCAACCTCGCGCTGCAATCCACCGACCTGACCATGACCCAGAAGGGCAGCGGCAAGGATTTGATGTGGCAGCGCACGTCCGACTCGGGGACAAGCAAGGAGACGCTGAACTACAACCAGATCAACGCCGGCGGGCTGCAGGTGAATGCCAACCGCGTGACGGTCGGCATGAACGCCAGGGACAGCCTGGAGGCGCTGGCGCAGCAGCCGGGGATGGGCTGGGTGCAGCAGATCAACAGCGATCCGAACCTGCAAGGGAAGGTCGACTGGCAGAAGCTCGATGAAGCGAACCGGCAGTGGAACTACGGCAAGCAGGGGTTGACGCCTGAGGGCGCGGCCGTGGTGATGGCGGTCGTGACCTGGGCGACCTGGGGCACGGCCTCGGGACTCGGGGCGAGCGCTGGCAGTGCCGTGGGCGGTGGCACGACAGGCATGGTCGTGAGCGGAGCGGTGACGGCGGGCGTGTCGGCCCTGGCGGGGCAGGCGTCGGTGGCGCTGATCAACAACCAAGGCGACATCGGCGCGGCGTTGCACGACCTGGGTAGCAGTTCCAACGTGAAGAATCTGCTGACGGCCATCGTGACGGGTGGCGTGCTCGGCGGCTTGAACATGAATCCGACGGGGCTGCCGACAGTGAGCGGTGGCGCGCAGCCGTTCATCGAACAACTGGGGCAGAACCTGACGGCCGGTGCGGCCAAGGCAGTGATCAGCACCGCCATCAATGGCGGGAGCCTTGAAAGTGCCTTGAGCGAAGGGTTGAAGAACGCCTTCCTTGACACCGTTGCAGCACAAGGTGCGTTCGGGATCGGCAGCAACATCCAGCCGGGCAGCGTCGCGAACATGCTGGCGCAGGCGCATGCCATTGCGGGATGTGCGGTGGGAGCCGCACGCACGGATGGCAGCTGCGGTGCGGGCGCCTTGGGTGCAGCCATTGGCGAACTCGCAGCCAGCCTGTACGACCCCGGGGCGCTGAACACGCAGGGCGACACGGTCCAGTTCGCCGCCATGATGAGCAGCATCGCCGGCGCGGTTGCCGGACTGGATGCGGCAGACATCAACCTCGCGAGTCAGGCCGGGGCCAATGCGGCGGCCAACAACTGGTTGGCGACTCAGCAGAAGGCCCAGTTCGAGGCGGAGAAGGCCGCGGCCAAGACGCCCCTGGATCAACTCAAGGTTCTAGCCAAGTGGGGCGCGACGAGCTTTGCTCAGGATGAGTTGACCAAGATGGGCGTCGGCCTTGGATTGGTGCAATCCGGGATCAGCGACGTCAAGGGGTTGTTGGACTTCCTCTCAGACCCGGTCGCTGGTCTCAATGGTCTGCGCCAACTCATCAGCGACGACAACATGCGCCAGAAGCTTGGCGACAGCCTGTTCGGCGAACTGGACGCGAAGATCAGTCGCATGCAGACCGCGCTGGACGTGGGTGGCGCGCAAAACTCGGTGCAGCTTGGTCAGGACCTGGGCAGTCTGATCTATCAGGTCGGCGCGGTGGTCGGCGGCGTGGGAGCCGCCGCAAAGGTGGGCGTCGCTGTCGTGGATGCGGCCACCAGCCTCGGGGCGAAGTCGTTGGGGAGTGTGGCGGTTAGAGCGGCGACTGGGGCAGATAGCGCTGTAAACGTTGTCAATGGATTGAATCTCAACAAGTCACTAGCGAGTCAGCAGCAGCTTTCGGAGCTACTTTCTGGGAACGGCATCAACATCGCAGGCAATGGGACAAGTGTTCCTCTGCGAGATGCCTCCCGTTTGGTGGCGGAATACGGAGGGCAAGCGAGCGACTGGAGTAAGGTAAGCAGTGCAAGCTACACAGCGGCCGATGGTTTGAAATTCGAGATTCATGCATATCGGAACGCGATAACCGGCCAAGTTGTAGAGCCCAAATCGATTCCCTTGAGATGA